The genome window GTCAATAGACATGCCGGCGAAGTGACTCCAATCTCGTTGCAGGCACATCTCCACCGCCTGGCAGCGATTGGGTCGAATTGGGGCTGGAAGTCAAAGAGAGATTCGAAATGGGCCGTTTTCAACAGCTTCTCCTGATCGTAGCTCTGCTCCTGGGAGGTCATTGGAGAAGGGCATCCGCGGACGTCAATTTCATGCCGGGGGACGCTTTTTATACAGGCTTCTGCGATCAAAACGATCTTGAAGCGTGGACCGAACAACGGGAGATCTCTCTGGCGTATATGCAGCCAGAAACCACGGGAAGCTTCAATGGGGTCTGCGGGTTCTCAACCCTGAAAGTCAGGCACTTTACTCCGGAGGTCGCCAACCGGCTCAAGTTGGTCCTGGCCGCCTACGAGGAACGAGTCGCCGCCGCTAAGCAGAGAGGAGAAAACCCATTTGCGTGGTCGATCTTCGAGACGCCGCCCCCTCGGCTCCTTGTGTACAACAAAGATTTTGATGTCGGCCGCCACAGCCTGTTTTTGAAGTACAACGAGTCATGGATGAATCTGGCAAAGCAGTTTCCGCAGGATGCCCATCGGCCACTCAACACGGAATACAGCTCGTTCGTTCCGGACAATGCCGAAGCAATCTTGGAAGATTGGCAGTTGGGCGAAAAGATCCCCGGCTTGAGAGTCGACGTCCCCCAAGACGCGAAGTGGTGGATCAAGTGGAAACCCGTTGAGCCCCCCGTCTCCATTGACATGAAAGACGTCAAGATTGTCATCCCAATGCTCGGCCCCCCCAGCGACTACTACGATCTCGACGAAGGACTCGAGATCTTTGTGCTCACAACAGAGAAACTGGAACATCGACGCGTAACGCTGCAGAAGGAGGAGTTTTTGGGTTGGAAGGTCGAGGTCGTCAAATAGCGTCGCCTGCTCCTTCTTTCGTCGGGAGTTGGAGGCTGATACCGCTCAGGCCGTTTCGATTCTGAGTCGTGACCCGGGCCAGCGATCGCTAGATTTCGCTCCGGAGCAACAAGCTCAGATCTCACGCGTTCCCACCGCAACTGGTTGCGATGCCTACTACGATCACCCGCGTCTCCGTCCATGACCTCCGCTTTCCGACGTCGAAGACCCTCGACGGCTCGGACGCGATGAACCCGGATCCGGACTACTCGGCGGCGTACGTCATCCTCCACACGGATCGGCCCGACGGGCTGGCGGGCCACGGGATGACGTTCACGATCGGCCGCGGCAATGAGCTGTGCTGCCAGGCGATCGAATCGCTCGCGGCGCTCGTCGTCGGGCGGACGCTGGAATCGTTCACCGACAACCTGGGGGCCTTCTGGCGGCACGTCACCGGCGACAGCCAGCTTCGCTGGGTCGGGCCGGAGAAAGGGGTGATCCACCTCGCGACGGCGGCGGTCGTCAACGCGGTGTGGGACCTCTACGCCAAGGTCGAGGGGAAGCCGTTGTGGCGTCTCCTGACGGACATGACGCCGGAGGAGATCGTCCGGGCGATCGACTTCCGCTACATCACCGATGCCCTCCGGCCGGAGGAGGCGGTGGCGATTCTTCAGGAGAAGCGGGCTACGAAGAGCCAGCGGATCGAGGAACTGGAGCGCGACGGGTTCCCGGCCTACACGACGTCCGCGGGCTGGCTCGGCTATGACGACGAGAAGCTGCGGGCGCTTTGTCGAAAATGTCTTGCCGACGGCTGGTCCTGCTTCAAGATCAAAGTGGGCCGCGACCTGGAGGACGACGTCCGTCGCTGCCGGATCATCCGCGAGGAGATCGGCTGGGACCGCCGCCTGATGATGGACGCCAACCAGGTGTGGGACGTCGAGCAGGCGGTCGCCTGGATGGAGAAACTGGCCGAGTTCAAGCCGTGGTTCATCGAGGAGCCGACGAGCCCGGACGACGTCCTGGGACACGCCGCGATTGCCGACGCCGTGGCGCCGATCCTCGTCGCCACGGGGGAGCACTGCGCGAACCGGGTCATGTTCAAGCAGTTCCTCCAGGCGGGGGCGATCGGCGTCTGCCAAATCGACTCGTGCCGGATCGGCGGCGTCAACGAGATCCTGGCGGTGATGCTGATGGCGGCCAAGTTCGGCGTGCCGGTCTGCCCGCATGCCGGCGGCGTCGGGCTGTGCGAGTACGTCCAGCATCTTTCGATGTTCGACTACGTCGCGATCAGTGGTTCGATGGAGGACCGGCTGACGGAGTACGCCGCCCATCTCCACGAGCATTTCCTCGCACCCGTCGTCCTGCGGGACGGCCGGTACATGCCGCCGACGGCGCCGGGCTACAGCATCGAGATGAAGCCGGAGTCGATCGCCGACTACACGTTCCCGACCGGGGCGCGGTGGCGGGGCTGATCGACCACTCCGAGTCCCCCTGGGATGCGTCCCAGGGCTACTCCTCAGCAACGGGCAGCTTTGCGAGGAGGCCGTTCAGGATGTGGCGGACCGAATCGATCGTGTAAGGATCCTCGGCGTCGGGGGGCGACCCCGCTCTCTGGAAGTAGGGACGCTGATCGAAGATCTGCCCCCACTCGACATCGGCGCGGCGGACGAGCTCCTCCAGCAGGTAGGACGATCCGAGGATCTTCCGGCAGTAGCGCCCCAGGACCGCCAGCGGTTGATCGGGGCTCTTCGACAGGAGTTCGCTTTCCCTCACGTCCCGGAGCACGACCACTTCCAGTCCCCGGCCCGGATCGGTGAGGTGGGCCCGCAGCCAGTTCTCGATCTCCGCGCCCGCCTGCTGCAACCGCGTGATCGGCGACTCCCCTTTCATCGCCCCCGGTCCGGCCATGCGGCCGATCGCCTCCGCCAGGCTGAACTTCCGCTCCTTGAGGATCTCCCGCTCCAGCTCGGCATCCGCTTCTGATCGCCGCGGTTTCCGCTCGTCGCTCATGGCTTCTCCGTCTCCGTGACCGGCTCCCCGTTGCCTGCTGTGCTGTCCGCTGCGCCGCCGCGGTTCGGATGGGCATCGCCGGTGCCGACTTCGGAGCGACGCACCAACGTGGATCCCCGAATTCTCCAGCCGTGACGCGGCCCGGCGGACTCGCGAGCGCGCCGGCAGCCGCTTGTCAGAGCCCTCCTGGTCCTATCGATAGTACCACGTCAGCTCATAGGTATAACCCGGTTTCAGCGCCAGCAGCTTGAAGGCGAGGATGGAAAAATCGTCCGCCAGATAGCGGGTGACGACATCGACGTGCTCGACGGCGTCCGGCTTTGTCATCTCGTACCGCATCAGGTGGTAATTGCGGAACTCCCGCCCTTCGGGGAGCAGCAGCCAGCGAGTCAGCTCCGCCGTCTCCGTGTCGACATCGAAGGCCAGCGTGGCCGAGCCGCTTCCTTCCCGCACGAACAGCCCGGGCGAAAGGTGCTCATAAATGATGTCGACCGATTCGCCGCGTGGAACCTGACGGAAGTCCGCCTGCACTTCCCAGTGAACGCGCTTTTCCCCCCTCTCCACTGCGGCCGGCGCTCTCTGTGAATGGAGAGTGGGGGTCAACCGCTGCGGTGGAAAGCGGACCTGCGTCTTCGGGCTGAGCGCCAGCACGCTGGCCCGGAACAGCGGCGGTCCCCCGGGCTCATCCCGCCGGAGCACCTTCAGCCGCCGATAACCATAAAGGTACGACTGCGAATCGGCCGCCTCGTCGGGCTTCCATCGTCGCAGGTCGAGGATGCGGCAATCCTGCAGGATCAGGAATCCCGCATTGTCGGGGCGGGGATTGCCGACCAGTTCCCCGGCGGTCTCGCCGGTCCAGGGGGGGACGGGCCCCTCCATCAGCTGCGTCATCTGCTCCAGATCCTGGGTGTTCTGGGCCAGCGACTCGACGATCTGACTGACCTGGTGCGACCGCTGGTAGACCCGGTACATCACGTAGGGCATGACCGTCAGGAGCGGGACCAGAATCGGGACGTAGATGTAGGAGCTCCAGTCGCGGTAATCCAGCAGGGTGCTCCAGATCCTCCGGATCGCGGAGTGCTGCAGGGACCGGGCCTCCGCCGTGACGGTCCTCATGGCGCCGCTCTCCCCTTCCGGCGGCCGCAACGTGATCGAGGAGGGCGGCGATGTCGCTCCATGCGACTCCGGAAAGGGATCCCACGGCGGGGTGGACGGCAGGTCCGAGCCGAACAGATCGGGGCGAGCCCGGCAGACCTTGCGGCCGACGCAGTAGCCCTGGCGGACCAGGCAGCTGATTTCGAGCGGTGAGAAGCGGTCGAGATCGGTCCGCATTCCCGGCAGCTGCCGCTGGATCTCGGGGTGCGGCGCGGTCGGGTCGTCTTCCGGCTCAACGATGTCGACGACGCGGGCGAAGACGAAGCCCGGCGTGTCCTTGAAGGTTTCCGTCTCCAACTGCCAGACGCGGTCCATCAGGATATCGCTGGCCCGCATGCTCGTCCGGACCATCCCCCCTGTCCGCTGCTGCTGGCTGCGGATCGCGATCGGCTTCCCCACGTCGCTGATCAGGACCCCATCGAGGTGGAAGTCCTCCCCCGCCAGGACCCCTTCGAGATAGTGGAACATGCGGACGCCGAGATTGTCGAAGACCCCGCCGTCGGTGAAGGCCTGCCGGTCGAACTCTCCGTCCGCCGCCCCGACGTCCGCCCCCGTCAGCTCGACAGGCGGGAAGAAGCCCGGAAAGGCGGACGAGGCCGTCACCGCCATGGAGACGGTGGCCAGGCTCGCCCGGATCTGATCGACGCGAATGCTGTGACCCGGTCGCCGCCGCCGCATCATCAGGAGGCCGTCGCGGTGGAACGAGCAGAGACAGCCTTCGCTCAGGTTCGTCGCGAGGATGTGAAGCTGCGGAGAGGCCGGCAGTTCGAACAGGCTTCGATCGCCGAAGAGATGCCTTTCGTAGTGGTCTTCCAGAAGGCCGGTCCGCGTCAGCCTGCGGTTGGAGAGGCCCAGCAGCCGCCGCCCCCAGCGGACGGCGAAACCGAGCGGAAACCGGCGGACGATCCGGTTGCGGACATCGAGCCCGATGAACGTCAGGAGCTCATTCGCAGCCGCTTCGAACTCGCTGTCCGATCCGTTGTACCGGCCCCAGTTCAACGCCAGGTGGGCGGCCAGGATGCTCCCGCCGGAAACGGACGTGATATGGGTCACGTTGGGCAGGATGCCGGCGTCACGCAGGAAGCGGACCAGCCCCAGATGGTAAAGACTCGCCCGGAAGCCGCCGCCGGACAGGGAGAGGCCGATCTTCTTGGTGGGGCGATCCATGGCAGTCCGCAACCCGCGCCGAGCTGAGAAATGGTGACTCGCGACCGGTCGGATCGTGAGAGTCGCCTCGGAGTGTCAGCGGGAGGAAATCGTGCCCGGCTCTGCTTCCCGACGCAGGAGCCACCGCGGTTGAGACGCCGAAGCGAGAACTGACTGCAGTATACCGTTCTTCGATACCGGACGGCGAATTCGTCGGAAACCCGGTCGCAGGGTGGTCGGGCTGAGTGACGGAAGTCGCCACCGGTCGACTCGGCAACCGCCTGCCTTGGTCGCGTGTCTGCGGTCAACACGGTGATTGACGAGCTTTCGACCGGCCGCTTATCGTCAGCCCGATCCGGTTGGAGAGCGCGGGGAAAGGAACGAGATGACGCTGAAGCGGATGGATAACGTCCTGATCGTGGTCGACGATCTCGAAGTCACCAAGGCCTTCTTCCTCGAACTGGGCCTCAGACTGGAGGGGGAGACGACCGTCGAAGGGCCGTTGGTCGGCAAACTGATCGGGCTCGGCGATGTCCGGGCGACCCTCGCGATGCTTCGGACGCCCGATGGGCAGGGGATCGAGCTGGACAAGTTCCACACCCCCGCCCCGGTCCGGTTCGGGCCCGTGGACGCGCCGGTGAACACCCTGGGGCTCCGCCGCATCATGTTCGCCGTTGAGGAGATCGACGCGGTCGTGGCCCGGATGCGGGCCCACGGGGCGGAGCTCATCGGAGAAATGGAGTACGGGGACATGTACCGGCTCGCCTACATCCGCGGGCCTGAGGGGATCATCGTCGCGCTGGCCGAGCAGCGGGGCTGATGCGGGCGCGGTGGGTGCCGCGGATCACCGGTTTCAAACTCGTTGCCAGTTCACCGATATGGATCCACTCGTCATCAGTCGTATCCGCCTGCGTGAGATCGCGGAGGACGATCTGCCGCGGATCTACGAGTTCAATCTCGATCCCGACGCCAATCGCCTCGCGGCGACCCTCCCTCGGAGCGCCGAACGCTTCCAGGCGCATTGGACGAGTGTGCTGGCCGACTCGAACGTGGTGGCGAGAGCGATCGTTGTTGAGGACCGGTTGGCGGGGACCATCTCGTGTTTCCAGAGCGGCGGGCTTCCTTATGTCGGCTATTGGGTGAGCCGGGAGTTCTGGGGACAGGGAGTCGCTTCCCGAGCGCTGGAACTGCTTCTCGGCGAGGTCACGGTCCGTCCGTTGTACGCCCAGGCGGCGACCAGCAATCGGGCGTCGATGCGGGTGCTGGAGAAGTGCGGATTTGTGGTTCGAAGCGTTCGAATCTCCCCTGCGGATGAGCGCTATCTGGAATGTGAAGAGGCCCTGCTCGTTCTCGAGTGAGCATTCCGGTGGGCCGTTGCGATGCCGGTTTCGTTCGGAAATGGCGCCGGGTGAAGGAGCCGCGCAGCGACTCTTCGGCTCTTTCCGCAGTCACATGGGCCGGTTGTGCATGGCAGTTCGATCGCCCCCGAAGCGATCGCGGTTTTGCTGTGCCCGGGGCACAGGACGTGGTCCCGCAGGCGCGGTTTTTGCGACCGGGATGGCCCGAGGGACGCGGAATTCTCCAAGGCCACGTTGTGGAGAGCGCCAACGATGGAACAGACGTTTACGGCCGCCGGCAATCCGATCGTGCGACACGTCTTTACCTCCGATCCGTGCGCGCTGGTGCATGATCGGCGTCTTTACGTCTACACCGGGCGCGACGAGGCGCCGATAGGCCACGACGGATATGTGCTGACGGAGTGGCTCTGTTTTTCGACCCCGGACCTGCTCCATTGGACCGCGCACGGCGTTCCGCTGAGGCCGACCGATTTCGCGTGGGCGACAGGGGATGCCTACGCGTCGAAGGTCGTCGAGCACGGCGGCCGGTTCTACTGGTACGCGCCCGTCACCCACGCGACGATTCCGGGAAAGGCGATCGGCGTCGCGGTCTCGGACCGCCCGACCGGTCCCTTCCGGGACGCGCGGGGTTCGGCCCTGATCACCAACGACATGACCTCGGCGGCGGGCAGCGTCCGCGCCGATGACAAGGACGACATCGATCCCACGGTGCTGATCGACGACGACGGACAGACGCACCTGTTCTGGGGCAATGGCCGCTGCTATCACGCCCGACTGGCGCCGAGCCTGGTCGATCTCGACGGGCCGATCGCCGTTGTCGACTTGCCGGACTTCGCCGAAGGGGCGCACATCCACAAACGCGACGGGTGGTATTACCTTGCCTATGGGTACCAGAACCCGGAGAAGGTGGGCTACGCCATGAGCCGCGACGTCGACGGCCCCTGGGAGTTCCAGGGGGTGCTGAACGACGTTGTCGAGAACTGTGAGACAAACCGCGCCGCCATCGTCGACTTCCGGGGAAAGTCGTACTTCCTCTACCACAACGGCGCGCTGCCCACCGGGGGGAACCACCGCCGTTCGATCTGCATGGACGAACTGCACTACAACCCGGACGGCACTCTCCGCCGCGTCGTCATGACGGCCGCGGGCGTGGCGGCCGTGGCAGCGGCGGATGAGCGAGGAGGGCCGCCATGAACCTGGCGACCCGCCGCCGACTTCGCCTGTCCGGCGGAACGGAGCTCTCCTTCCTCACGGCAGGAGATCCCTCCGGCCCCGCCGTTCTGCTCCTGCACGGATCTCCGAGCTCCTCGCGGATGTTTCGAGAGGTCATTCCCGAACTGTCGCGGATCGCCCATGTGATCGCGCCCGACCTGCCAGGCTTCGGCGAGTCCGACGTGCTCCCCTCCCCGTCCTTTCCCGCCTTCGGCGAGGCGGTCTCGGAACTGCTGGACCGGCTTTCGATCGGACCGCGATACCTCTATCTGCATGACTACGGGGCCCCGGTCGGCTTCGACATCGCGTTGCGGGAGCCCGAGCGCGTTCTGGGCCTCATCATCCAGAACGCCAACGCCCATCGAACCGGGCTCGGTCCGCAATGGGATGCGACGCAGACGCCGTACTGGTCCCACCCGACGCCGGAAAACGAGGCGGCCGCCACCGCCCACCTCACTTTCGAGGGGACGCGCGGGACCTACACATCCGGTTGTCCGGCGGACGTCGCCGCGCGGATTCCGCCCGAAAGCTGGGAGGAGGACTGGCGGGTGATGAACCTGCCGGGGCGGATGGAGACGCAGCGGGCGCTGATCCGGGACTATGGGAACTACGTCGCCCGGTTCGACGCCATCGCGGACTACCTCGCGCGGCGGCAGCCGCCGGCCCTGATGGTCTGGGGCCGCCACGACCCGTTCTTCGAACTCGACGAGGTCCTGTCCTGGATGAAATCGCTGCCGAGGATGGAGGCCCATGTCCTCGATGCGGGGCACAAGCTTCTCGAGGCACACGCGGCGGCGGCCGCCGCGCTGATGCTCGACTTCATTCGACGTAACCAACGCGAGCGTAAAGGATAGGAAACCGTGAGCCACGCCCGTGCCCGCCGACTCGCCGTGGCTCAGAGCCTCGAAAACACTCGTCTCGCACGGGCCGAAAACAGGCTATATTTCCTTCATCAGGCCCGCTTTGCCGGAGTCCGACAGGACCTGCAGGATGTAAGAAGGGATTCGGTGGATGAAGGTTACAACTTCTTCAGTCCTTCAAAGCGCACGTTTACCCGACCTCAAGGCGCGAATATTGTTGCCCGACGTCGTTGAAGAGTCGGTCGGCTGCCACGCGATCTCTTCGGCCCACTCCATAGTGAGAATCCTTTGAAAGCTTCCGCGTTTCTGGCCGGTTTCACCGGACTGTTGTTTGTGTCCTTCTCCGGGTGTAACAAGCACCACGAAGAACACCATGAGGAAGCTCACCGGGTCGTGGCGACTACCCCCGTGGCCAAGGACGTCACGATCACTCAGCAGTATGTCTGCCAGATTCACTCTCAGCGTCACATTGAGCTGAGGGCCCTGGAAGGGGGATATCTCGAACAGGTGACCGTCAAGGAAGGGCAGGCGATCAAGGCCGGGGAGTCGGTCTTCACGGTCCTGCCGATCCTCTACAAGACCAAGTACGACGCCGAGAAGGCCGAGGCGGATCTGGCTCAGTTGGAATACAACAACACCGAGCGGCTGGCGAACGACAAGGTCGTCTCCCAGAACGAGCTGGCACTCATCAAGGCCAAGCTGAACAAAGCTCTCGCCAAGGCGGAGCAGGCGAAGGCCGAGCTGAACTTCGCGAACGTCAAGGCCCCGTTCGACGGGATCATCGACCGCATCCACCACCAGCAGGGGAGCCTGGTCGAAGACGGGGACGTCCTGACGACGCTGTCGGACAACAGCGTGATGTGGGTCTACTTCAACGTCCCCGAGTCCCGCTACCTGGAGTACAAGGAAAAGCTGGCGAAGCACCAGGACGAACTGCAGGTCGAGCTTGTTCTGGCCAACGGCAACAAGTTCCAGCAGATCGGCAAGATCGGAGCGATCGAGGCCGACTTCAACAACGAGACGGGCAACATCGCCTTCCGGGCCGACTTCCCCAATCCGGACCGGCTGCTGCGGCATGGCCAGACCGGCACCGTGCTGATCAAGCGGGTCATCCCGAACGCTGTTGTGATCCCGCAGCGGGCCACGTTCGAGATCCTCGACAAGCGGTACGTCTACGTCGTCGACAACGAGAACGTGGCGCACCAGCGAGAGATCTCCATTCAGAACGAGCTGGATGATATCTTTGTGATCAAGGGGGGCCTGGCGGTCGACGACACGATCGTTCTGGAGGGGGTCCGTCAGATCCGTGACAGCGACAAAGTGGAGTTCGAGGCGAAGGAGCCAGCCGAAGTCATGGCCTCGCTCAAGAACGAGGCCGAGTAGTTTCGACCGTCCGGTCTCTTCGCTTGTTGCTGCCCG of Planctomyces sp. SH-PL14 contains these proteins:
- a CDS encoding L-fuconate dehydratase — its product is MPTTITRVSVHDLRFPTSKTLDGSDAMNPDPDYSAAYVILHTDRPDGLAGHGMTFTIGRGNELCCQAIESLAALVVGRTLESFTDNLGAFWRHVTGDSQLRWVGPEKGVIHLATAAVVNAVWDLYAKVEGKPLWRLLTDMTPEEIVRAIDFRYITDALRPEEAVAILQEKRATKSQRIEELERDGFPAYTTSAGWLGYDDEKLRALCRKCLADGWSCFKIKVGRDLEDDVRRCRIIREEIGWDRRLMMDANQVWDVEQAVAWMEKLAEFKPWFIEEPTSPDDVLGHAAIADAVAPILVATGEHCANRVMFKQFLQAGAIGVCQIDSCRIGGVNEILAVMLMAAKFGVPVCPHAGGVGLCEYVQHLSMFDYVAISGSMEDRLTEYAAHLHEHFLAPVVLRDGRYMPPTAPGYSIEMKPESIADYTFPTGARWRG
- a CDS encoding patatin-like phospholipase family protein, which encodes MDRPTKKIGLSLSGGGFRASLYHLGLVRFLRDAGILPNVTHITSVSGGSILAAHLALNWGRYNGSDSEFEAAANELLTFIGLDVRNRIVRRFPLGFAVRWGRRLLGLSNRRLTRTGLLEDHYERHLFGDRSLFELPASPQLHILATNLSEGCLCSFHRDGLLMMRRRRPGHSIRVDQIRASLATVSMAVTASSAFPGFFPPVELTGADVGAADGEFDRQAFTDGGVFDNLGVRMFHYLEGVLAGEDFHLDGVLISDVGKPIAIRSQQQRTGGMVRTSMRASDILMDRVWQLETETFKDTPGFVFARVVDIVEPEDDPTAPHPEIQRQLPGMRTDLDRFSPLEISCLVRQGYCVGRKVCRARPDLFGSDLPSTPPWDPFPESHGATSPPSSITLRPPEGESGAMRTVTAEARSLQHSAIRRIWSTLLDYRDWSSYIYVPILVPLLTVMPYVMYRVYQRSHQVSQIVESLAQNTQDLEQMTQLMEGPVPPWTGETAGELVGNPRPDNAGFLILQDCRILDLRRWKPDEAADSQSYLYGYRRLKVLRRDEPGGPPLFRASVLALSPKTQVRFPPQRLTPTLHSQRAPAAVERGEKRVHWEVQADFRQVPRGESVDIIYEHLSPGLFVREGSGSATLAFDVDTETAELTRWLLLPEGREFRNYHLMRYEMTKPDAVEHVDVVTRYLADDFSILAFKLLALKPGYTYELTWYYR
- a CDS encoding VOC family protein yields the protein MTLKRMDNVLIVVDDLEVTKAFFLELGLRLEGETTVEGPLVGKLIGLGDVRATLAMLRTPDGQGIELDKFHTPAPVRFGPVDAPVNTLGLRRIMFAVEEIDAVVARMRAHGAELIGEMEYGDMYRLAYIRGPEGIIVALAEQRG
- a CDS encoding GNAT family N-acetyltransferase, whose protein sequence is MDPLVISRIRLREIAEDDLPRIYEFNLDPDANRLAATLPRSAERFQAHWTSVLADSNVVARAIVVEDRLAGTISCFQSGGLPYVGYWVSREFWGQGVASRALELLLGEVTVRPLYAQAATSNRASMRVLEKCGFVVRSVRISPADERYLECEEALLVLE
- a CDS encoding glycoside hydrolase family 43 protein translates to MEQTFTAAGNPIVRHVFTSDPCALVHDRRLYVYTGRDEAPIGHDGYVLTEWLCFSTPDLLHWTAHGVPLRPTDFAWATGDAYASKVVEHGGRFYWYAPVTHATIPGKAIGVAVSDRPTGPFRDARGSALITNDMTSAAGSVRADDKDDIDPTVLIDDDGQTHLFWGNGRCYHARLAPSLVDLDGPIAVVDLPDFAEGAHIHKRDGWYYLAYGYQNPEKVGYAMSRDVDGPWEFQGVLNDVVENCETNRAAIVDFRGKSYFLYHNGALPTGGNHRRSICMDELHYNPDGTLRRVVMTAAGVAAVAAADERGGPP
- a CDS encoding alpha/beta fold hydrolase — encoded protein: MNLATRRRLRLSGGTELSFLTAGDPSGPAVLLLHGSPSSSRMFREVIPELSRIAHVIAPDLPGFGESDVLPSPSFPAFGEAVSELLDRLSIGPRYLYLHDYGAPVGFDIALREPERVLGLIIQNANAHRTGLGPQWDATQTPYWSHPTPENEAAATAHLTFEGTRGTYTSGCPADVAARIPPESWEEDWRVMNLPGRMETQRALIRDYGNYVARFDAIADYLARRQPPALMVWGRHDPFFELDEVLSWMKSLPRMEAHVLDAGHKLLEAHAAAAAALMLDFIRRNQRERKG
- a CDS encoding efflux RND transporter periplasmic adaptor subunit — encoded protein: MKASAFLAGFTGLLFVSFSGCNKHHEEHHEEAHRVVATTPVAKDVTITQQYVCQIHSQRHIELRALEGGYLEQVTVKEGQAIKAGESVFTVLPILYKTKYDAEKAEADLAQLEYNNTERLANDKVVSQNELALIKAKLNKALAKAEQAKAELNFANVKAPFDGIIDRIHHQQGSLVEDGDVLTTLSDNSVMWVYFNVPESRYLEYKEKLAKHQDELQVELVLANGNKFQQIGKIGAIEADFNNETGNIAFRADFPNPDRLLRHGQTGTVLIKRVIPNAVVIPQRATFEILDKRYVYVVDNENVAHQREISIQNELDDIFVIKGGLAVDDTIVLEGVRQIRDSDKVEFEAKEPAEVMASLKNEAE